GCCTGCTCGGTCTGTTGACGACCGACCCGATTCTGCTTAGCCGGTTGCAGACCTACAAAGGGTGGCTCTTCATCTTCGTCACCGCCTGGCTTCTCTACGCCCTGGTCCGTCGGTATGTCAAGAAATTGCACACGAGCGAGGAGGCGCGTCTTCTCCAGGCCTGCTACGATCCTCTGACCGGTCTGGCCAATGAGCGACTTTTTCACGAGCAACTCGTTGCGGCCATAACCGACGCCCGGCTACGGACGCGGGAACTGGAGGTGCTCTATCTTGATTTCGACCGTTTCCGGACATTGGTCCGGGCCGTCGGCCACTCGGCGGGGCGGGAATTGCTGCAGGCCGTCGGCAGCCGACTCGCCGGCTGCCTGGGGAAGGAAGAGACCCTCGCCCATGTGGGCGGCGACGAGTTCATCTGTCTCGCCCTGAATGTCGAACGCCCCGAGCAGCCGTTAGGAATCGCCTCCAGGCTGCTCGATGCCCTCAAGGATCCGTTTACCTGTTACGGTCAGCCGGTGCATCTGACGGCCAGCCTCGGCATCGCCATCTATCCCTATGACGGTGAGGACGCCGATACGCTCCTGCGCCATGCCAATGCCGCCATGTGCCGGGCCAAAGAACTCGGCGGCAATCACTTCCAGTTCTATTTCCCGCAGCTCGGCGAGTATTCGCTCAGTCCCCTGATCCTGGAAAACCATCTGCGCAAGGCTCTCGACAGCGAAGAATTCATCCTGCGTTATCAGCCCCAGCTCGACCTTGACACTAACCTGGTTGGCGGTATGGAGGTACTTGTCAGTTGGAAGCATCCGGAGCATCCGGGACTTTCCCCGGCGGAGTTCATTCCGCTGGCGGAGCAGACGGGCCTGATCCAGCCGATTGGGGAGTGGGTCCTGCGGGTCGCCTGCACCCAGAATCTTGCCTGGCAGAATGCCGGACTCCCCCCTCTGCGGATGGCTGTAAATGTTTCGGCCCGGCAGTTCTACGGGACAAATCTGGTTGATCTGGTCCAGAGCGTTCTGTCCGAAACGGGACTTGCTCCCGAGTGGCTGGAGCTGGAAATCACCGAGTCTCTGCTGCTGCAGGACATCGACGAAGCGATTACCATCCTCAAGCGGCTGAAAACGATCGGCGTTGGCATCGCCATCGACGATTTTGGTACCGGCTATTCTTCGCTCAGCTACCTCAAGCAATTGCCGGTCGACACGCTCAAGCTCGATCGCTCTTTCGTCATCGGGCTGCCGCACAACCCGGACGATGCCGCCATCGCCGCTGCGGTCATCGCTATGGCGCACGTGTTGGAACTCCAGGTAGTGGCGGAAGGGGTGGAGCGGGAAGATCAGCGGGAATTTCTGCAGGCAAAGGGCTGCGACAAGATCCAGGGATTTCTCTGCAGCCCGCCGCTGCCGGCCGAGGAGTTCGGCCGGCTGTGGCGACAGGAGAAGGGGGAGGGAGCGGTCAGGGGAGGTTGATTTTCCGACCCTCGCCTTGCCGGAAAAGCAGAATGGTTTTGCCGAGCACCTGGGCAACGGTCGAACCGGTCTTCTCGGCCAGGATTGGCGCTGCCTCCCGGCGGTCGAGCGGGCACCCTTCCTGAAGCTTAACCTTGATCAGTTCGTGCGTCGCCAGGGCTTCTTCGAGGGAGGCGAGGACGGCGTCGCTGAGTGCTTCCTTGCCGATCATGACGACCGGCTGAAGATGATGGCCGAGGCCGCGCAGGAAGCGGACCTGCTTGCCGGTCAATTGCTGCATCTGTTTTCTCCTTGTGGGTATGGTGAGTCGGAAGTCAGGGATTATAGCGGCAATTGCGGCGGCAGAAAAGAAAAAGGTGGGTGAGCCCTATCTTCGGGCAGGATCTTTTTTGCACGATTCCACCATAAAGCGCACCGCCTCCCCGATCTGCACGTCGCTCAGGTTGCGGTCGCCGCCCCGCGGCGGATGCACCCCCTGATTCCCCTGGTAGCCTTTGATGGCGTTTCGAACCAGGTTGTTTAGGCCGGTGGGGATGCGTACTTTCCAGGCTTCCCGGTCGCCAAGTTTCGGGGCGCCGGAAATCCCCTTGTCGTGACAGCGGACGCAGACCCGACGGTAGACCGTCTCTCCCTCTGCCAGCACGCTTTTCCGCCCGTCACCGGTCAGGGCCTCGGTGGTGGGCGGCAGCTCGCTTTCCCTGGGCCGGGTCGACGGCGGATCCTCCCGAGGTTCACCGACTGCTGGTGTGGTAACGAGGAGCAGCAGTACGACCTTCAGTAGAAGGGAGCGGGTCATCGAGATTCTCCGAGGCCGGCAGTTAGCGGCTCTGAATGACCATGTAGCGAACGGCGGCCTCGACCTCGGCGTTTGAGAGACCGGGGGCACCGCCTTTGGGCGGCATGACCCCCTTGTCGCCGGTGAAGCCCTTGATGGCGTGGTTGAACAGGGTCTGCATCCCCTTGGCGATCAGGGGATTCCAGGTTTCCTGGTCGCCGATCTTCGGAGCGCCTGCGATCCCCGGGCCGTGACAGGCGACGCAGACCTTGTTGAACACTAATTCCCCATCGGGTTCTGCGGCGGTTTCGATCGGTATTTTGCCGGCCATCCCGCCGGACATCTGGACTGACGTGTCCCCGGTTATCGCCGCCGCCTGCTGCGTCGGGGTCTGAACGGGCCGGATCGTCTGGACCGGTTCGTTCCTGAACTTTTCTTTCGGCGTGGTCGCTTCCTGCTGCTGGCTGCAGGCAGGCAGCAGCACATTCAAGCAGAGAACAGCAGCCAGCATGCGATTGATCGGTTTCATCTTCATGGTTGGTTCTCAGCAGATAAAGATTGCGGGTTAACTTAAATGATTACCGTACCGGCGACGGAATGCAAGGTGGCAGACATTGACGCAGTGGTGAAGTTACGGCTGGCAGTGGCAATTGCGGGGCCGGCATGTGTGCAGGGAGGAGAGAGAAGCATGAGCGTTCGAATGGCTATGCCGTGCGAAAACAGCGGCGGCCGCATCGTCTTCGCCGCGGTCGGCACGACCCTCGAGTTCTGATCTCGCTTGGCAGCCTGTTACGGCGCCGCCACACTGAATTCTACCCGGTTGCCGCCGGTTCCCGCCCTTTCTGCCGACTGGAAGACGTCGACCTGCTTCTGGAATATCCGTTCCGATGGCACTCCCTCAGTCTCGACCAGGAAACTGCGCACTGCAGCTCCCCTCCCCCAGGCGAGCGCCTTGAGCTCTGTCTCTCCCACTGCGGAATTGGCCAGGATCAATTTGCGCATCTCGGCGTCGGGGAGGCTTTTGGACAGGCCGATGAAATTGCGGGGTTTGGGAAAATCCGCTTTTTTGT
This region of Desulfuromonadales bacterium genomic DNA includes:
- a CDS encoding EAL domain-containing protein; its protein translation is MKGIGNSTCRFPERPIAFRVIVVYLLAGCLWILLSDRLLGLLTTDPILLSRLQTYKGWLFIFVTAWLLYALVRRYVKKLHTSEEARLLQACYDPLTGLANERLFHEQLVAAITDARLRTRELEVLYLDFDRFRTLVRAVGHSAGRELLQAVGSRLAGCLGKEETLAHVGGDEFICLALNVERPEQPLGIASRLLDALKDPFTCYGQPVHLTASLGIAIYPYDGEDADTLLRHANAAMCRAKELGGNHFQFYFPQLGEYSLSPLILENHLRKALDSEEFILRYQPQLDLDTNLVGGMEVLVSWKHPEHPGLSPAEFIPLAEQTGLIQPIGEWVLRVACTQNLAWQNAGLPPLRMAVNVSARQFYGTNLVDLVQSVLSETGLAPEWLELEITESLLLQDIDEAITILKRLKTIGVGIAIDDFGTGYSSLSYLKQLPVDTLKLDRSFVIGLPHNPDDAAIAAAVIAMAHVLELQVVAEGVEREDQREFLQAKGCDKIQGFLCSPPLPAEEFGRLWRQEKGEGAVRGG
- the yhbY gene encoding ribosome assembly RNA-binding protein YhbY, giving the protein MQQLTGKQVRFLRGLGHHLQPVVMIGKEALSDAVLASLEEALATHELIKVKLQEGCPLDRREAAPILAEKTGSTVAQVLGKTILLFRQGEGRKINLP
- a CDS encoding c-type cytochrome, with amino-acid sequence MTRSLLLKVVLLLLVTTPAVGEPREDPPSTRPRESELPPTTEALTGDGRKSVLAEGETVYRRVCVRCHDKGISGAPKLGDREAWKVRIPTGLNNLVRNAIKGYQGNQGVHPPRGGDRNLSDVQIGEAVRFMVESCKKDPARR
- a CDS encoding c-type cytochrome, with protein sequence MKMKPINRMLAAVLCLNVLLPACSQQQEATTPKEKFRNEPVQTIRPVQTPTQQAAAITGDTSVQMSGGMAGKIPIETAAEPDGELVFNKVCVACHGPGIAGAPKIGDQETWNPLIAKGMQTLFNHAIKGFTGDKGVMPPKGGAPGLSNAEVEAAVRYMVIQSR